TAATGTCAAAAGCCAGAATGATCGGTGTGGTTTGTCTGTGCTTCGTCCTGATCGCTGCACTCGCATTCGGCGAGGCGACAAGCAAGCAAAAACCCTATGAAAGCGCCGTTATCACCGCCCGCAGCGAGATCTGGAAGGCCATAAACGGCGGCAAATGCGGGAGTGCCACCGCTGCCATCATGGTCGACGGCAAGGTCGTTTATGCTGAAGGCTTTGGCATGGCCAACAGAGAGAAGAGCATCCCTGTCAATGTATCTACGCTCTTTAATATCGGCTCCATCAGCAAGGTATACGTGGCAACCGCGATCATGCTGCTTGTCGATGACGGCAAGGTCTCCCTCGATAAGCCGGTCACGGACTATCTTCCGGAATTC
This is a stretch of genomic DNA from Syntrophorhabdaceae bacterium. It encodes these proteins:
- a CDS encoding serine hydrolase gives rise to the protein MSKARMIGVVCLCFVLIAALAFGEATSKQKPYESAVITARSEIWKAINGGKCGSATAAIMVDGKVVYAEGFGMANREKSIPVNVSTLFNIGSISKVYVATAIMLLVDDGKVSLDKPVTDYLPEFRMADDRYRKITVRMTLNHVSGIPGTEGRNSFGFQYDDNVKKETIDT